The Paludisphaera rhizosphaerae genome includes a region encoding these proteins:
- the greA gene encoding transcription elongation factor GreA yields MSTDRIPMSKEGYEKLKAQLDKMKNEDMSRIAEQIAQARGYGDLSENAEFDAAVEAQGMLQARINDLQDKLSRAFIVDKTNMPTDRVVFGSKVRVLDVDMGDEEDFVLVGPGEEDYDRNRILLTSPIGQALVNKRVGDEVEVPIPKGTLKLKVVEIGVE; encoded by the coding sequence ATGTCCACAGACCGCATTCCGATGTCGAAGGAAGGCTACGAGAAGCTCAAGGCCCAACTCGACAAGATGAAAAATGAGGACATGTCCCGTATCGCCGAGCAGATAGCCCAGGCCCGCGGCTACGGCGACCTCTCTGAAAACGCCGAGTTCGACGCCGCCGTCGAAGCCCAGGGCATGCTCCAGGCCCGGATCAACGACCTTCAGGACAAGCTCTCACGCGCCTTCATCGTCGATAAGACGAACATGCCGACCGACCGCGTCGTCTTCGGCTCCAAGGTTCGCGTCCTCGACGTCGACATGGGCGATGAAGAAGACTTCGTCCTTGTCGGCCCTGGCGAGGAAGACTACGACCGGAACCGCATCCTCCTGACCAGCCCGATCGGCCAGGCCCTCGTCAACAAGCGCGTCGGCGACGAGGTCGAGGTGCCGATCCCCAAGGGGACGCTCAAGCTGAAGGTCGTCGAGATCGGCGTCGAGTAA
- a CDS encoding RluA family pseudouridine synthase, translating into MNAGLHVLFEDEHCLGVFKPAGQPTQGTWAPAGETTLEQDVRLHLAPNSPESAYVGIVHRLDRPVSGVLLWAKTPKAARRLASQFEKRQTVKEYWAIVETPDETTAVERPSPLPPIGDVWLDWLTVATDAAGLIHVVAEGMPRAREARTRVSVDASATLPDGLRWLRLWPETGRTHQLRVQAAARGTPIVGDALYGARSDFAPGIALHAQSLQVRHPSTSRPLILTAPPPPSWRERGIDPKRI; encoded by the coding sequence ATGAACGCCGGCCTCCACGTCCTCTTTGAGGACGAGCATTGCCTGGGCGTGTTCAAGCCGGCCGGCCAACCGACGCAGGGGACGTGGGCTCCCGCCGGCGAGACCACCCTTGAACAGGACGTGCGGCTTCACCTGGCTCCCAATTCACCCGAATCAGCCTATGTAGGCATCGTTCACCGCCTCGACCGGCCGGTGTCGGGGGTCTTGCTCTGGGCCAAGACTCCGAAAGCCGCGCGACGACTGGCGAGCCAGTTCGAGAAGCGGCAGACGGTCAAGGAATACTGGGCGATCGTCGAGACGCCCGATGAAACGACGGCCGTTGAAAGGCCGTCGCCGCTGCCGCCCATCGGCGACGTCTGGCTGGACTGGCTGACCGTCGCAACCGATGCGGCCGGGCTGATTCACGTCGTCGCCGAGGGTATGCCAAGAGCCCGCGAAGCGCGAACGCGCGTCTCGGTCGACGCGTCTGCGACTCTTCCAGACGGGCTCCGCTGGCTGCGGCTCTGGCCCGAGACCGGCCGCACGCATCAACTGCGAGTGCAGGCCGCAGCGCGAGGGACGCCGATCGTGGGAGACGCCCTCTACGGCGCTCGATCAGACTTCGCGCCGGGGATCGCCCTGCACGCTCAGTCCTTACAGGTGCGGCATCCCTCGACGTCGAGGCCGCTGATTCTGACCGCCCCGCCGCCGCCGTCATGGCGGGAGCGGGGGATCGATCCGAAGCGAATATGA
- a CDS encoding superoxide dismutase: MAEYTVPPLTYDFGALEPHIDAKTMEIHHDKHHAAYVNNLNAALKDQPSLQGKPIEELIADLNAVPESIRTAVRNNGGGHANHSFFWKIIGPGGGGEPKGALADAIASELGGFAAFKEAFTKAATTRFGSGWAWLSVGKDGKLAVTSTANQDSPIMEGATPLLGLDVWEHAYYLKYQNRRPEYITAFWNVIDWTEVGRLYEAAKK; this comes from the coding sequence ATGGCCGAATACACCGTGCCCCCGCTGACCTACGACTTCGGCGCGCTGGAGCCTCACATCGACGCCAAGACGATGGAGATCCACCACGACAAGCACCACGCCGCCTACGTCAACAACCTCAACGCCGCCCTCAAGGACCAGCCCAGCCTTCAGGGGAAGCCGATCGAGGAACTGATCGCCGACCTGAACGCGGTCCCTGAGTCGATCCGGACGGCGGTGCGGAACAACGGCGGCGGACACGCCAACCACTCGTTCTTCTGGAAGATCATTGGCCCCGGCGGCGGCGGCGAGCCCAAGGGCGCCCTGGCCGACGCGATCGCCTCGGAACTCGGCGGTTTCGCCGCGTTCAAGGAGGCCTTCACCAAGGCCGCCACGACTCGGTTCGGCTCCGGCTGGGCCTGGCTGTCGGTCGGCAAGGACGGCAAGCTGGCCGTCACCTCGACGGCCAACCAGGACAGTCCGATCATGGAAGGGGCCACCCCGCTCCTCGGTCTCGACGTCTGGGAGCACGCCTACTACCTCAAGTATCAGAACCGTCGGCCTGAATACATCACGGCCTTCTGGAACGTGATCGACTGGACCGAGGTCGGCCGGCTTTACGAGGCCGCCAAGAAGTGA